The genomic window GCGGGACGTCGTGCTCGTAAATGCAGCCGCGGCAATCATTGCCGGAGGATTGACGGGTAATTTTGCAGAGGGCATAGAAATCGCTTCACGATCTATCGACACGGGCAGTGCAAAGGAGACGCTCAAAAAGCTTATGGAAACCAGCTGGCAATCGTCACAATGAGGAATAGTTGCAATTTAACCTTTATTGTAACACTTTAGTTCTTTGAAAAATTAACAAGCGATTTTGCAAGCAAACCCAGAAGGCGTTTTCACCATAAGGGCATTTTTTGCGCTAGCCAGAAGATTTTCCACTGGATTGATTCTTTGTAATTCAGCAGAACGAAGCAGAGACATAAGGATGGCCTGTGTCTTAGCGCCATCCTCAGAGCGGTTCTGCTGTGAGACCTTTCTGGTCAATACTGGCTTTCGCATCTGTTGCTCAGCATGGTTGTTATAGGGACTGACACCCTCATGTTCCAGGAACGTGAAGAGTTCCTGTTTATGGCGGTTCAGGCGTTTGATCAATCTTTGTGCGTCTTTATCCTGGCAGGGTGTTGCCAAAAACTGTTCAAGCCTGCAATACAGTCTATTTTTGAGCCTGAGAAAGCATACCGGGTTTATCTGGTGCTTTTTCTCGGATAGCCGGATGGCATCCCTGAGTAATCGGGAGAGTTTTCTCCTGAAACTTTTCCATGAGACAGAATGGTTGTAGGTGTCTACTTTCACGAGTTCCGTAAAGAGATGATAGAAACACCGCTGCTTTGCCAGTGCGCTTGTCTTGTTATAAGCGCCCCAGAAGTCGCAGATCAGGATGCCCTTGAAGAGTCTGCCTAAGAACCTTTTTATGACAGGCGACCCCCGATTCCGTGTTATAAGGTAGTAGCAGAGGGTTTTGGTGGTAAAACACCATAACCAATGGGGGGGACCTTGGTGTCACCCATTAGAAGGCTTTTGTCAAGCGAAAAAAAATTCTCCGTAGCAAAAAATCGTAGATTTTTTACCTTATCAAATGAAAAAAATTTACCTTATCCAACAAGCATTCATCCCATTGACCGCACCCGTATTTTCTCTTGTTTTTTAGTTACGGATTACAAAAAATCCGCACCAGTCACCCATCCGGATCTAGGCTCGTGCTGAACAAATCCAGCACACATTCAGGAATTATTCCCCATGTACATGAGGACATGCTTATATGATGAATTCCTTTGCCCCTGGCAAGTTTCTGCCCCAGAAAATCATTGGTACTATGCTGTGTCCAATTGATTGTCACAAACCTGTGGCTCTCTGGCCAACCCCTTGTGGCTCGCAGCATAGGCGGACTTTGAAGATGATGCCTTCAGCCCCTGTTTTATGAATGGAACAGCTTCCCAATCAAACCTCATGGATTGATTACCAACCCCACTACCGGTTCACTGTCCCATTCTTTCATTCCTTTACATACCTCTGCTTCCCTGCTCTTTCATCTCTGTGATCTGGCCCTCCTCTCTTGCACTTGTTCCTTTGCCTTTGCTCCTCACATGACTTCCTCTTTAAACATATCTTTTTTCGGGTGTTGAATAATCCATGAATGGCTTTTTCCAAGGCAATCTCCTGCCACCCCTCGTACCGATTATTGGCAAAAGTATCCGGGATTCCCTTTCCCTTACTCCTTTCTCTGGTGAGTGGAACAGTTTCCATTCGGTTTGGGTTTATAAACCACTTTGTATCTCTTTGGTTCCCTGCTCCACTCACAGTTCTATTGAAATAATTTCTTCGGATCAAATGGCGTTTGGTCTTTTATGATAAAGTAGCACGCCCTGGCTACCTTGTTACTCAATGCCTTAATCGCCACGATCTTGTTCGTCTTCGCTGCCTTGCGTTGATGCCAACTCCTGGCAGGTTCGCTATACCTCCGCATAAAATTTGCCGCTTCCACATATGCCCATGCCAAATACTTATTCCCGTTCTTCTTATTCCCCTCTCCTTTCTTCTTCCCGTTTGATATCTTTTGGGACGATACACACCGGCAGTATGAGGAATAATCTGATACCGTGGGAAATCGGTTAATATCTCCGGTCTCAAGCATGATCGTTATCCCTAATATCTTGCCTATCCCCGGCACGGTGAGCAGTTCTTCATACGGATATCGTAATTTTACCTCTTTCAGTACGGCCTTTTCTATCCGGTCTATCTGTTCATGGAAAAAGTCTATGACTGCCTTGTCGCTCTGCACGGCCATTTTGTGGTGTTCGTCCGTTAACTGCTCGCTTATCTTTTCTTCGCTCAGTCTCTTCGCATCGTTGACGTTCACCTTTCTTCCGGTATTGCGATTCACCATGTTTTGCAGGCTTAATAGGTGCGCCGTTCTGTGCCGTACCAACATGGTTCGCTTTCTTAACAAATCCCGTATCGGCCTTATCTCTTTCGGATAAATGTACCCTTCCGGTAACATGCCCAAACGAAGTAAATGCGCCAGCCAATAGGAATCCCAGGTATCATCCGTGTACTTCATTCCACTATACTGCTGCATCTCTGCAGGATTTGCCAGGTGCACCTTGTATTTCGCCGCCTGCAGTCCGTCCACCAGCCAATACCAGTTGTACGTCGACTCTACCACGATCCCTTCTATCTCTTTCTGAAACGGCTTTAATTCCTTTAATATTAAGCCAAGATCATTGGGGAGCTTCTTCCCAAATATCCGACTATCGTTCTTATCTATCACCCCCACGTAACTATTATCCGAATGCAAATCTATTCCCACAAAATATCTCATATCTGCTCCTCCTTCTTTCTTACTGTTTTCATGGTTTATTTCACGATGCCTCTATGATACATTTTCGCATCGCTTTGTGAAGGAGCCTTCTATATGATTATCAAACCTTGATTTGTGATTTTGATTTGTGATTATTAATGGACAGCCAGGATAGGGGTAGGGAAGGTTTTCGCCTCCCCTTCCTCCGAACCGTACAGGCGGATCTCCCGCATACGGCTCTCCAGTCAGTGGTTACCCCTTCGGGATTGACAGACTAATGCATGGGCTGTGGTTAATGTGAACAACCCAAGATTAGCAAAGTACGCATTTGGCCATCTCTGATGGTCTGCACCTCGGCCTCTTCCTTTCCCTCCCCGACGCTTTCTCAGGATGCTCCTCAGTCTCATTCGTATCCAACTGTCTACTCTTGGAAATGTCGTTTTGTGGCTGTGTTTAAAGTATTCATACCAGTCCCTGAGACTTTTGTTGAGTTCTCCTGTTATACATTTCATGCTCTCTCCTGAGGTTCGTCTCGTCTTGTGGCGGATTGCTTCTTTGGGAAAAGCCAAGGGTCACATCTTATAGATTGTTGCATTAATTAAGTTAATAATTAGTTTCATTGCTAGATAAAATGTTGTAAAATAGGAGCATGAAAGATGACGGAAGGAAGCTGTCAAGGGAGGTATTGGAGTCTTATCGAATCCGGGCGATCACGCTCAGGGATAAGATGCATTATTCCGTTAAAGAAATAGGCGAGATATTTGGCATTAAGTATGAAAGTGTCTCAAGGTGGTTCTCTCAATACCGTCGTGGTGGTATAGAGGCGCTTAAGGAACGCAAAGCAAAGGGCAAGGCGCGAATTGTAAATGCGGATGATTTAAGATGGTTGCAAAGTGTTTTGCAGAATGTCGCGACAAAATATGGTTTTTCGACTCCGCTGTGGACCGGAACATATGTTAGAATTCTTTTCCGGCGAGAACGAAAAGTGAATTTGGATCGCAGCACAATATGGCGATATCTGGTTCGGTTGGGTTTGAGTTTTCAAAAGCCGGAAAAACGTTATTCACAGCAAGACATGGATTTGGTAAAGACATGGATTAGCAAGGAGTGGCCTGAAATTCAGAAGTGGGCTCAGAAAAACCGGGCTATTATCTATTTTGAGGATGAGTCGGGCGTTTCCCTTGCGCCTGTTATTGGAAAAACATGGGCTCCGATAGGAGAAACCCCCGTTGTGCGTGTGACCGGGAAACGGGCGGCGTTTTGGCCATGTCGGCGATTTCGCCATCTGGCAGGATGTGTTTCCGTCTGGAGAAACGAAAAGTTAACG from Candidatus Brocadia sp. includes these protein-coding regions:
- a CDS encoding IS110 family transposase; protein product: MRYFVGIDLHSDNSYVGVIDKNDSRIFGKKLPNDLGLILKELKPFQKEIEGIVVESTYNWYWLVDGLQAAKYKVHLANPAEMQQYSGMKYTDDTWDSYWLAHLLRLGMLPEGYIYPKEIRPIRDLLRKRTMLVRHRTAHLLSLQNMVNRNTGRKVNVNDAKRLSEEKISEQLTDEHHKMAVQSDKAVIDFFHEQIDRIEKAVLKEVKLRYPYEELLTVPGIGKILGITIMLETGDINRFPTVSDYSSYCRCVSSQKISNGKKKGEGNKKNGNKYLAWAYVEAANFMRRYSEPARSWHQRKAAKTNKIVAIKALSNKVARACYFIIKDQTPFDPKKLFQ
- a CDS encoding IS630 family transposase, with amino-acid sequence MKDDGRKLSREVLESYRIRAITLRDKMHYSVKEIGEIFGIKYESVSRWFSQYRRGGIEALKERKAKGKARIVNADDLRWLQSVLQNVATKYGFSTPLWTGTYVRILFRRERKVNLDRSTIWRYLVRLGLSFQKPEKRYSQQDMDLVKTWISKEWPEIQKWAQKNRAIIYFEDESGVSLAPVIGKTWAPIGETPVVRVTGKRAAFWPCRRFRHLAGCVSVWRNEKLTPRFLWNF